CTGCCcctaaatttgtaattttaaggaaattttgctgttttggggtattatctggaatattattatagatagaggtaaactgtaaacagcaataatgaaCAGCAAtctaaaataagtcaaaatgaccaaaatggaagttattgtcctttataatcaattttgaacaattttcataaaatttgtaaatttttactaacattttccactgaaacttcacggacaagttcattatagatagagataattgtaagcagcaagaatgttcagtaaagttagatgtacaaacacatcacaatcacctaaacacaattgtgtcatgaactgtctgcttcctttgtttaattcacatataccaaggtgagcgacacaggctctttagagcctctattttttttatataacatgcataaatataaaattattattctgATAACAACATATTGCTCTAGATCTTAACCCAACacacaaaaagacaataaaaacCCCAGTTAAATGTATTAAATAGTTGCAGACAAATAATTTGATGGGCGAAAGATGCCTTACAACGGCAATAACTATTGAGACACATAGTgccaatttatttataaaaaagggggagacAATCTATTAATCAAGTACATGTTAGCCGATATGTTTTTGAATATGAAGTCACGAATACCGATAAAGGTTTTTAGAAAATCTAAATCTTATCGTGAcctgttttaaatattgataaatgacAATCCCAGGTAAAATGTTGCTATTGAGTTTCTAACTAAAACGTAATAAATGCATCGTGTTGGATATGATAAGTTTGAAGACATGCAAGGTGTTTTTACTGTTTAATATGCtcttcattttaaaacattaaggATTAAGCTTTCATACATAAGTAAGTATGAATATCTATTTAGTACCTTATCAGTATATATGTATCACGTCTTTGTCATGTAGTACATACAGGTTAAATGCTTTTGTGCACTTTAAAACTACGTAACTTATAATGCGGTGTAACATGTGTATCCATATaaattattcttttctttttgtatgaTTATGGGGTTGCTTTATCTACTTCTTCAGGTCAAAGCCGATGTTCGTCCTAAGCCTAACTTTTTTTCGAAACAAATGTCATAATTTTACGTTGTTATTCATGTAGACTGCTGATTGTTTGTCAATGTTTGCTATCATTCCACAGTTATAGGGGATTGTTTTTCGTCTAGACACATCTTGTTGTTGAATTCATGTTTTTGTAATCCCCCTCCCCGGGTTTGTACAATTTAGTGTAGGTAAGTGACAAAAACATATCTTCAAATACAGATcagtgattttaaaaataaatgtaataattatggggaaaacatgacataatcattcatttttaaatcatttacacGAATAATGATTATATGTTTACAAGTATGTTACTagaaatcaatttcaaatatcatttttttactgGTTGTATAAATTTCAACGTTGTTGGTTCACTAACTCATTATCACGGTCTTCAActtaactttttgttttattttacaaatatgatatatgaatAGGATGAAAACAAATGCTGAAATCACAAATTGCATCAATAGGTATGCATTTGTGACGTTATCAATACAGGGGACATCTTTTAAGATTGGATGCTTTGCATCAGTTTGCACAGTTAACGGATAACTTACGAGAGAATAACGGCGGGGTCATCGTTAGTCCACCTTTCAACCATAATTCTTATAAGGATTAAGAGGGCGCCATatataaaatcatgaaaaatatgcatattttcTGGACCAATCGACTACAGCCTTAGATATTTATCATGTATGAAACAGTTATAGCAATTTTCCGAAGCAGATATTCCAATTTTCCGAAGCAGACATATCAATTTGCTAAAAGctctttaaaaaatacatttgacaatacaaacaaactagctgaaggacgcctccgggtgcgggaatttctcgttacattgaagacctgttggtgaccttctgctgttgttttttctgtggtcgggttgttgtctcattgatacattccccatttccattctcaattgtattataggttaataaaaaaaaagtttacagaTATAACCATTACAGTGTgattttccgttttgagttcagtatttttgtgattttactttttattggcTTTACCCCAATTGCTAAAATATATGTCAGACGAAATATCCTTATGCATTGCAGTAAATCCAAGTATAAACAATTGGCGGGATTTGATTACGTAATCTGATATATTTTGAGTGGTTGATAACAAGGACATTACCACCTTTgtattcttatatttaaaagaatttaatttAGCTGTTGTTCTCGACATAGACATATATACTTGGACACAACATATGATAGTGAGCTGCTCAATGTAACCTTGCTATCTTAAGTCATATTCTGATCCATAAAAACACGGATTCGATATAAAGtgttattataaaacaatatggaCCTGCTTTcctttctgtgtgtgttacatctTAATggtgtgtttctgttgtgtcgtagttctcacttatatttgatgtgtttccctcacttttaatttgtaacctggatttgtttttttccttaatcgattgatgaatttcaagcagcggtatactactgttgcccttattttgaaagaaaaccCTTTAGTGTATCAAAATCTTCTGAAATGTTCTGTTTTTGTATTACTGTCCTCCTGTACCCTTACTCGACGTATTTGTATGCAGTGAACTTAACACTTGCACTCACACAGCGCAACTGACACGCACCGTGACGAAAAAATAGGTTAACTAGAATAGAAAGTAGAAAGTACTGCGTTTTACATATGTTAAgaaatataaagtttcaaacCAACAATCTCCGAACGAAAGTCTTTATCGAAATTCTTTAGTTTGATATGTATAACCATTAAAATAACAAGAGTCTTGTCGTTTCTAAAGTACCAAATAAGGTCGTATAAATGATATGCATATTTACCAGAATTGAAAAGACAATGATTCACAAGTTAATTCGAAATAACAAGAGAAATATGATAAGACGGACAACAGGCAGAAAAAGAAATAGGATGAAGTAAAAAAACGGTTAACATTATAAACTGTGGATACTATCACAAAACATATGTATAACATTTTTTCTTATACCACAGATTAACAATGGGAAATTGTTTACAGGGAAGTAGACGTACACCTTATCATAACCAAAGTGGACATTCCGTGAGTGTGTTTTATATTGCTTATTTAGCACAATTCAATAATATTAACTTAATGTTCAGGAAGAGATAAAGAATTGTTTTAGGATTGACCTTATTCTTATGACACGGATTAAATGTTACAGTTTGAAAATAATTCATTCTTTAGTAAAAAGTTACAATCTCATTACTGGTCAGTTTAACTTAGTACAATGTTGAATAATTTGGTGTATAAATACACAAAGTAAGAAAGTGGAAGAAtaataaacatttcttttttttatgtctattCCAGACAAATCCACAAGGTATAGAACCAAACCAGTTATACCCAGTTCTACAGCAAGATGGCAGTTCTATCATGGCGTCAGCTCCACCACCATATTCGGAAAGGGATCCAAACATACCACAGGTACGCCTGCTtcacaatttcaattttatgtgaCAAAACAGTTCAGATGACGAAGAAATATATCTAAAGGAAAATAGCATATTCAGGTTTATTTGCAGAACAGTAAATACcgttattatttcttttaaaaaaatctgaagtttttaagtttatgtCATGACAATAATCAAACTCTTGTGTGTATTTCAGATATCAAACGGCAGACAATCTGTTCGACATGTGCAGAGGAACAGACCATCGATGTTCGCCCAGGAACAGGTACTAAAGTAATTCATCATCTCAACAACACCATGTTGATGACAAAGTGAACTCGATTATGCTTCCGTtgggttttttaattttttaaaatacatacattttatatattaaagaagatgtggtatgactgcaaataaaacaactcgtacattgacctatgatggtttactttttaaaaactcttatttggatggagagttgtctcattgacactcacaccacattttcctatatcttcacaaaagaagaaataattcaCTTACATGTTTCGAAGTCAAGTGCGATTCCATTTTCACTGAAGCAGATGTACATATTTTTCTGCAGAGGCTACCTGATGCGCGCCTCTAGTTGCGGATTTTTTCAACTaaattgaagacccattggtggttttGGACTATTTTCTGatctatgatcgggttgttgaaTCTGTGACACATCCTcctttctattctcaatttcataACATGGATCCACTATAcgtattttctgtcttatttCGACTTGATATTTGATTGCCGATTTTGTATCTTTTCTTTTATGATTAATCTTGTAATAATTAcatgaacattttgttttaaagaatccaacagaaaacaacaaaatcttGGTAGCAGCTATTGATTTTGGAACGACATTCAGTGGGTATGCATTTTCTTTCCGACATGACTACGAAGCAGACAAACTGAAAATATCAACCAATCTTTGGCCTCATAACAGTGGGTTGTCGACAAAAGCTCCATCGGCTGTTCTGATTGGGCCCGATAGACAAGTTGTTGCATTTGGTTACGATGCTCAAAAGAAGTATGCAGATATATTGGAAACTGACAATGGGTCtgaatacatgtatttccaGAAATTTAAGATGATACTTTACACAACAGAGGTAGATGGCTATCATTATATAAGAATTTTACTTGCATTTGTTATTGTACGTTTAATTGTCATCCTTCTTAACAACAATTGTCCTAAAGTAACTGGTGCAAACGCATTTAGAATACgattaatgaaaacaaaaaggtTAAAGCTTATCTctgattaaaataaattctatGTAGTTATCAAAAATGCATATACATCTATGCAACGTTATCAGAAACGTAAACTTTGTATATCagtctgtcaaatattttttgttgttggttaAAACTGATCaaactttacatttttgaaaaacgCAGGCTTCGCTACCTCGGGAATAAattactttagctgtatttggcaatacATTTAGGAAGTTTTAGcactcaatgctctttaacttcgtgctttatttggccttttgaacttgttttaattcgagcgtcactgtaAGTCTGTAAGtaatgcgcgtctggcgcaaataaaacatttaattctggtatctataataaaattatacttATCCATTTTGTCAAGAACAAAAACAAGATACGAATACAGTTCATGGATAAGTAAATGCgtcactaaaaaaaatcagtgcaaagataaaaaatagttttataaaaaaataaatgtttgattaaTATTCACTGATGTTTTAGTTATTCAAAAGCAACACTAATTAAGTCGCTGGgctttttatataacatttctatattataaaatattttgatagaaCTTAAACAGCCAAACTCTGATTTATGACGTCACTGGAAAGGAGATGCTAGCTATTGATGTATTTGGTCTGGTGATAGGTTATCTGCGGAACCATTTGCTACAGCGACTGCGCGGGAGAGACAATCAAACTATCTTTCAAGAAAACATGATACAATGGGTGGTAACTGTTCCGGCCATTTGGAATGACAAAGCAAAGCAGTTTATGCGACGGGCAGCAGACCAGGTGAATAAGaatgattttcacttttactTTACCTTGTCTCCTATACTATTTCAAACTTCAACACGAGTCATTATAATCCGGATTATACTAGTTATACGCACATTCAAAGATGTATATAGTACTATAGTACTTTAAATAATGACATGTAGGATACAGATATCTGTTAACATATCACAGTGCCAGGTATTAACACAAACATTAGAGCAATATACACGGATGAAATACCAAACTAATCCCTACAGCAAGTTAAAACAAACTCAAATAAAACGATAAATTGGCatcttttatttatgaaagtTCTAAGGTCTAGTGAGAAAACAAAGACGATGATAATACAAAAAACTATGACAAAACCAATTTAAGGTAACTATCGTATACCTTATGAAAGTTTCATTTCGGCTCTTCCTACTCGTAATCGTACTAAATTCTCATTTTGATAGCGAGGATACCTCTTAACAGTTAAATTACGAGCTGGCATATTGTGTCAATCGATATAAATAAACGCAGTAAAAGCCAGGCAGTTTAAGTGTTAACAAATGAGGAATGTAAAGTTGATATTTGGATAACCTTTTGTTATTTATACTACAGAGAGTTCGCGTTAATAGATACACGAAGATATGATACTAAGTATGATCAAACGACAAATGAAACGCACAAACACACCAAACCAAAATAAAGGTCTGTTCAACACGTTTGTATAACTTTTTTACACACTACAGAATGCtgcttttaaacatttttgtatttaaacttCAACAATTATATGATAAATCAATTCAAGCCGTACTAGAACATACAACAGTCATATATCTTGCCTTTCAAGTTATATTTATAGCGTTAATAATTTTTCTCGTTTAGATCAATACTCATGAAGTCATCTCATCATAATTTGGATAGGTGTTTAATGATCAATATATAAATCGGTGTACATTAAACAACAGCAGTTTACCCGTGTGCAATTCCAATAATTGATAAAGAAGATACAAAACAAGGACCTGAGGAAATTGCATAAActctatatataaaagaagtgAGACAGGTTGTCTCCTGCTTTTAATGCATTACCCACCTACATGTATTGCACCTCTTAGTAATAAACATTCGAGGCTTGGACAAAGTCCTGACAAGACGGTGATAATTGTTTATATGtcgttatttatatatttcagggAGGTATCAAGAATGAAAATTTGACATTAGCATTGGAACCCGAGGCAGCAGCTTTATACTGTAGATATATCCCACAGTGCATTAGTGCAGCCGGAAGTACGATGTCTACAACTGCATTAGGAAAAGGaacaaaatatcttatcttagATTTGGGAGGTATGTTATTTAACTGTGTGACatttacatatttcaaaatatatataaaaaccttgatgttattatataaaaaagtctgttttttttttattattaatttcgcTGAATTCATCGACGACATGCAGGATGACTTCCACACTAAATAAATTGTACAGTGTGAACCATGCTATTAAGGTGGACAATTATGAGAAGGATAATCGGCTTATATACACATAACGACGAacgctaaaaaaaaaaggaaaatgtaaattttctttattgaattcTATCAAAATGTTTCGATTCATCGTTGTTCAGTTGAGTATACTTTATTTGCAAAACAGATTATTGTATTATCAACAGGTAACATCTATTGATTTTACAAATGCAAAGAAGAATATACTCTATAAAATGCGTGGTGTCGACATTACgggataactatttttttatgatatttgtttgCATTCGTGTAGTTTAATgtaatttattaattataattcAAGATAGAAGTCGGGAATAACGACAGTTTAGGTATTCAACGTTTACTTGAGAGAAATAAACAgaacaaaaacatgtaaaagcaATATGAATATTACATCAAAAgagatttataatatttttagttAATCCAAGCCaatattttacgaaattttaCAATTTCCCGCTATGATAAGACAGTAAGTGGCATGCAGTACTTTGAAAAAGCTTCAATCTTTCAAACTGTATTGTCTCATATAATGTGTTTATAATTCACAAAATTGTTGCATCTTCATTTAATGTGACCCTtgaattcattttgttttatattgcaGGAGGGACCGTTGATGTAACAGTTCATGAAATACAAGAGGATGGCGCTTTACAAGAAGTTCATTACGCTTCCGGAGGTTGTTGGGGTGGTTCCACAGTTGATATGGAATTTAGGAATCTATTGATCAACATTTTCGGGTCTCAAGTTATAGAAGAAGCAAATTCAAAATATCCACACGAAATACTAGATCTGTTCTTAgactttgaaatgaaaaag
This Mytilus trossulus isolate FHL-02 chromosome 14, PNRI_Mtr1.1.1.hap1, whole genome shotgun sequence DNA region includes the following protein-coding sequences:
- the LOC134696058 gene encoding heat shock 70 kDa protein 12B-like, producing the protein MGNCLQGSRRTPYHNQSGHSTNPQGIEPNQLYPVLQQDGSSIMASAPPPYSERDPNIPQISNGRQSVRHVQRNRPSMFAQEQNPTENNKILVAAIDFGTTFSGYAFSFRHDYEADKLKISTNLWPHNSGLSTKAPSAVLIGPDRQVVAFGYDAQKKYADILETDNGSEYMYFQKFKMILYTTENLNSQTLIYDVTGKEMLAIDVFGLVIGYLRNHLLQRLRGRDNQTIFQENMIQWVVTVPAIWNDKAKQFMRRAADQGGIKNENLTLALEPEAAALYCRYIPQCISAAGSTMSTTALGKGTKYLILDLGGGTVDVTVHEIQEDGALQEVHYASGGCWGGSTVDMEFRNLLINIFGSQVIEEANSKYPHEILDLFLDFEMKKRTFEPGQTTSVALKCPACLYDIFKDRNNITIQEHNTQSEMKEAVEFKRDKIFVFASTFKSLFDNSVAAIVHHLNELLHTSPVTGVTTILLVGGYSDSYVIKDAIVSNFPHMRIINPDDCSLAVLKGAVLFGHEPNAITSRICKYTYGVVMNKLFIDGVHPDSKRRRYNEMDICDDIFDIHLHKGEKIEIGKPRPERAYYAPYIGADSALLEVYASTCESPTFVTEDSCSYLGSLVIQLSPDANDKMKEQLINVSFHYCGTELEVAAREEKTRNVMKAKFDFIG